A single genomic interval of Ruminococcus sp. NK3A76 harbors:
- a CDS encoding IS3 family transposase produces the protein MDKYPINLVCQTLGISTRSYYDRKENPRSNKEKEDLELVEKMQTIFAESYEEYGRVRMKKALEEAGYPMSEGKVGRLMRQGNMYPKKCKKYRATTNSRHKYQVAENLLDRNFNADKPNRKWCGDSTYIWTDEGWLYAAGIIDLCARDCVGLSFSSKHTQELMIDSLDQAFKKYKPGEGLLFHSDRGVQYASNAYKNKLHKYKMIQSMSRSGVPYDNAPMESFWATVKNACVHGCRFKTRKEAELKIFEYVFGFYNTHRYHSSNGLKTPYELRNEKLSIG, from the coding sequence TTGGATAAATATCCGATCAATCTGGTATGTCAGACTCTCGGGATAAGTACAAGATCATATTATGACCGAAAGGAAAACCCTCGCAGCAACAAAGAAAAAGAAGATCTGGAGCTTGTAGAGAAAATGCAGACGATCTTCGCTGAAAGCTATGAGGAGTATGGCAGAGTGCGTATGAAAAAAGCACTTGAAGAAGCCGGATACCCGATGAGTGAGGGGAAAGTCGGAAGGCTGATGCGTCAAGGAAATATGTACCCGAAAAAATGCAAAAAATATAGGGCAACGACCAACAGCAGGCACAAGTATCAAGTTGCAGAAAATCTTCTTGACCGCAATTTTAATGCTGATAAGCCAAACCGAAAGTGGTGCGGAGACAGCACTTACATATGGACAGACGAAGGCTGGCTGTACGCAGCAGGGATAATAGACCTATGTGCACGTGATTGTGTCGGATTAAGCTTTAGCAGCAAACACACGCAGGAACTGATGATCGATTCGCTTGATCAGGCATTCAAAAAATACAAGCCGGGCGAAGGACTGCTGTTCCATTCTGACCGAGGCGTGCAATATGCTTCCAATGCATACAAAAACAAGCTTCATAAGTACAAGATGATCCAAAGTATGTCTCGAAGCGGTGTGCCATATGACAATGCACCTATGGAAAGCTTCTGGGCAACGGTCAAAAATGCCTGTGTACATGGCTGTAGGTTCAAAACGAGGAAGGAAGCCGAGCTAAAAATATTTGAATACGTCTTTGGCTTTTACAACACACATCGTTATCACAGCTCAAACGGCTTAAAAACGCCATATGAGCTCAGAAATGAAAAGCTTTCTATTGGCTGA
- a CDS encoding helix-turn-helix domain-containing protein, whose translation MSTHGENSREFKFKIMELHFKDNISVKVLSEKFAIPEQTIYTWRREYRKYGEDAFVGCGKQRPQDAELRRLKKENEKLRMQVEILKKVAAYQAEQESKKR comes from the coding sequence ATGAGCACACATGGAGAAAACAGTCGGGAATTCAAATTTAAGATCATGGAACTGCACTTCAAAGATAACATATCTGTGAAAGTGTTATCCGAAAAATTCGCAATACCGGAGCAAACGATCTACACATGGCGCAGAGAGTACAGAAAGTACGGCGAGGATGCATTTGTAGGCTGTGGGAAACAGCGTCCGCAGGATGCAGAACTTAGGCGATTGAAGAAAGAAAACGAAAAGCTCAGGATGCAGGTAGAGATCCTAAAAAAAGTTGCGGCATATCAGGCAGAGCAAGAGTCAAAGAAAAGATAG
- a CDS encoding recombinase family protein has translation MEKGEFVGQAAPLGYDVVDNQLVINEDEAETVRYIFSRYLDGIGGSRIAKELQSMGAKTKRGNEVWNTSTVLGIIKNEKYTGLFVQGKTYTVNPISHERKITTEKPEVIELKTIMRLLFH, from the coding sequence ATGGAGAAGGGTGAATTTGTTGGTCAGGCAGCACCTTTGGGGTATGATGTCGTCGATAACCAGTTAGTAATAAATGAAGATGAAGCTGAGACAGTGAGATATATTTTCAGCCGATATTTAGATGGAATAGGCGGATCAAGAATCGCCAAAGAACTTCAGAGCATGGGTGCAAAGACCAAAAGAGGAAATGAAGTTTGGAACACATCAACTGTACTTGGTATCATAAAAAACGAAAAGTACACAGGTTTGTTTGTTCAAGGAAAAACATATACCGTTAATCCTATCAGTCACGAAAGAAAAATAACAACGGAGAAGCCAGAAGTTATAGAATTGAAGACCATCATGAGGCTATTATTTCATTAG
- a CDS encoding leucine-rich repeat protein yields the protein MKKIVTFILTLGFILATKPITASAKVDMFQTDMVEDEAQVLSTIITDNMTEYQKMKAISQYVHDNYHEYSCICHTSAVYELATEAGIQCWALHPFETTATNGHVCNMAILDGKYYKVDGQINQILEESDLWILTTHGNGDTGIWKYIDNFPETLTIPSKALNSKNELVDITYISRGFSSSAYDVDIPDITRQKFNLKTVKISEGITTIENHAFRDLTKLETIYIPSTVTYIEPLAFDGCSALKNVIIDPKNTVYTVANGCIIKNKNELVYKYDYNKVDTLTIPDNITTITDGSLGCWFTNICIPKSVTYINDEIGISWKALSNKKIYGVPGSYAEEFANKYDILFIDINKGVIGTLTNDNVELTYSSYVYRGYEIKPEVTVTFNNSTLKENVDYTVSYSNNINAGTAKVTVTGIGDYNGTVTKTFNISKRSLTDASIKVNDNISNTVDGYYSYNGSTTTPTLESGIKLTNTTYFKTINLVAGTDYTISMNGTRFNNRILDITITGKGNYTGSVDTSVAIKYTPAITNISTCTATFGTTSYTYDGAAKTPTVTVKNGSTTLKNRTDYTVSYSNNINAGTAAVTITGKGNYTGTISKTFTINKKDLSTTTITLSQNSYKYDGNAKKPTVTVKIGSTAIPATGYNVSYSNNVNAGTAKVTVTGKNNYTGSVSVNFTITKATESETTEPVITKPDPEPEIITPIANCSVTLSASSFIYTGSVIKPNVTIKNGSVTLVNGTDYTVSYNSNINAGTGKVTITGKGNYTGSVSKSFTITRASIAKATVSGLSNKYYTGKAIAQTPVVKLGSKTLKAGTDYTVSYKSNKAVGTATVTITGKGNYTGSVSKSFTITRASIAKATVSGLSNKTYTGKAITHTPVVKLGSKTLKAGTDYTVSYKSNKAVGTATVTITGKGNYSGTVKATFKINPKKTTLKSVTSPKTKQLKATYSKVSGVTGYQISYSTSAKFTKATTKTASSTATSKTISKLTKGKTYYVRVRSYKTVNGTKYYSGWSAVKKIKYNRIIAINMILAAV from the coding sequence ATGAAAAAAATAGTAACTTTCATATTAACACTTGGTTTTATCTTAGCCACTAAACCTATTACTGCTTCTGCAAAAGTAGATATGTTTCAGACTGATATGGTTGAAGATGAAGCTCAAGTGCTTAGTACTATAATCACTGATAATATGACAGAATATCAGAAAATGAAAGCTATTAGCCAATATGTTCATGATAATTATCATGAATATAGTTGTATATGTCATACAAGTGCAGTATATGAATTAGCAACTGAAGCTGGTATACAGTGTTGGGCACTACATCCTTTTGAAACTACTGCTACTAACGGTCATGTGTGTAATATGGCAATATTAGATGGTAAGTATTATAAAGTAGACGGTCAGATAAATCAGATATTAGAAGAATCTGATCTTTGGATATTAACTACTCACGGTAATGGTGATACTGGAATTTGGAAATATATTGATAACTTCCCTGAAACATTAACTATACCAAGTAAAGCACTAAATAGTAAAAATGAATTAGTAGATATTACTTATATTAGTCGTGGATTTAGCAGTTCAGCATATGATGTTGATATACCTGATATAACTCGTCAAAAGTTTAATCTTAAAACTGTTAAAATATCTGAAGGTATAACTACTATTGAAAATCATGCATTTAGAGATCTAACAAAGCTTGAAACTATTTATATTCCGTCTACAGTAACTTATATAGAGCCTTTAGCATTTGATGGTTGTTCAGCACTTAAAAATGTAATCATTGATCCTAAGAACACTGTTTATACAGTAGCTAATGGCTGCATTATTAAAAATAAAAATGAGCTCGTATATAAATATGATTACAACAAAGTAGATACTCTTACTATTCCAGATAATATTACTACAATAACAGATGGATCTTTAGGTTGTTGGTTTACTAATATTTGTATTCCTAAATCTGTAACTTATATTAATGATGAAATAGGAATAAGTTGGAAAGCACTAAGCAATAAAAAAATTTATGGTGTACCTGGAAGTTATGCAGAAGAATTTGCTAATAAGTATGATATTCTTTTTATTGACATAAATAAGGGTGTAATCGGTACTTTAACTAATGATAATGTAGAGCTTACTTATTCAAGTTATGTTTATAGGGGCTATGAGATCAAGCCTGAAGTTACAGTTACTTTTAATAATTCTACACTTAAAGAAAATGTCGATTATACAGTAAGCTACAGCAATAACATAAATGCAGGTACTGCTAAAGTTACAGTTACTGGTATAGGTGATTATAATGGTACTGTTACTAAGACTTTTAATATCTCTAAGAGATCTTTAACTGATGCTTCTATTAAAGTAAATGATAATATATCAAATACTGTAGACGGATATTATAGTTATAATGGTTCTACTACAACTCCCACATTAGAGTCTGGAATAAAGCTTACAAATACTACATATTTTAAAACAATAAATCTTGTTGCCGGTACTGATTATACTATATCAATGAATGGAACACGTTTTAATAATAGAATATTAGATATAACTATTACTGGTAAAGGTAATTATACTGGTAGTGTAGATACATCTGTAGCAATCAAATATACTCCTGCTATAACTAATATTTCTACCTGTACTGCAACTTTTGGAACTACTTCTTATACTTATGACGGAGCGGCTAAAACTCCTACAGTCACAGTAAAGAATGGTTCTACTACACTCAAAAATCGAACTGACTACACAGTATCTTACAGTAACAACATAAATGCAGGCACGGCAGCTGTTACTATTACAGGTAAAGGTAATTATACTGGAACTATTTCCAAGACATTTACAATTAATAAGAAAGATCTTAGTACAACCACAATAACCCTATCTCAGAACAGTTATAAGTATGACGGAAATGCTAAGAAACCCACAGTTACAGTTAAGATAGGAAGTACAGCTATTCCTGCAACCGGATATAATGTATCTTATTCAAATAACGTAAATGCAGGTACAGCTAAAGTTACTGTTACCGGTAAGAATAATTATACCGGTTCTGTATCTGTTAATTTTACTATCACTAAAGCAACCGAGTCTGAAACAACTGAGCCTGTAATTACCAAACCCGATCCTGAACCTGAAATTATAACTCCTATTGCTAATTGTTCAGTAACACTTTCAGCAAGCAGTTTCATCTATACAGGCTCTGTTATAAAGCCTAATGTTACTATAAAGAATGGTTCTGTAACACTTGTTAACGGAACAGACTATACAGTATCATACAACAGCAACATAAATGCAGGCACAGGCAAGGTCACTATCACAGGCAAGGGCAATTACACCGGCTCTGTGAGCAAGAGTTTTACTATTACTCGTGCAAGCATAGCTAAAGCCACAGTAAGCGGTCTATCAAACAAATACTACACCGGCAAGGCGATAGCTCAGACCCCCGTAGTCAAGCTCGGCAGCAAGACCTTAAAAGCAGGCACAGACTACACCGTAAGCTACAAGAGCAACAAGGCAGTCGGCACGGCGACTGTGACTATCACAGGCAAGGGCAATTACACCGGCTCTGTGAGCAAGAGTTTTACTATTACTCGTGCAAGCATAGCTAAAGCCACAGTAAGCGGTCTATCAAACAAGACCTACACAGGCAAAGCGATAACACATACACCCGTAGTCAAGCTCGGCAGCAAGACCTTAAAAGCAGGCACAGACTACACCGTAAGCTACAAGAGCAACAAGGCAGTCGGCACGGCGACTGTGACTATCACAGGCAAGGGTAATTATTCAGGTACAGTCAAGGCCACATTCAAAATAAATCCCAAGAAGACCACCTTGAAGAGCGTGACATCGCCCAAAACCAAACAGCTTAAGGCAACTTACAGCAAGGTATCGGGCGTGACGGGATATCAGATATCCTACTCGACAAGTGCTAAGTTCACAAAGGCAACCACCAAGACTGCAAGCTCGACAGCGACATCTAAGACAATAAGCAAGCTCACTAAGGGCAAGACTTATTATGTAAGAGTTCGCTCATACAAGACGGTAAACGGCACTAAGTATTACAGCGGATGGTCGGCTGTTAAGAAGATCAAGTATAATAGAATAATAGCTATTAATATGATTTTAGCGGCGGTGTAA
- the rlmD gene encoding 23S rRNA (uracil(1939)-C(5))-methyltransferase RlmD, translated as MKNNILTKDGRLSCRKFKSCGGCSYDLSIDEQTQRKQQAVRHKLSRFGRVSRIITMDKPYRYRCKVTRVYRKAANGRLIAGIFKSGSRGCVPVHDCMLEDKRLCEIAFGLAPIFDKFKMQPFDYNTGKGCIRHVMLRKGCKTGEILLCIVTSPRTFKNTAALADEISKKYPDITTIVHNECKNPLPLTIGESEHILKGQGFITDELCGLKFGISAGSFMQVNPMQTEVLYSAARDMLDDDTDTLLDAYCGTGTIGLICAGKAAHVTGVEKTPSAIEDARRNAAANGISNAEFICGDAGKYMLHLAKQGMKISAVIMDPPRAGADRRFIESLGSLAPKQVVYISCNPETLSRDLYLLKQQGYKAEKIQPVDMFPHTRHVECIVCLQRKQRNADLRF; from the coding sequence ATGAAAAACAATATACTGACAAAAGACGGCCGCCTTAGCTGCAGGAAGTTCAAAAGCTGCGGAGGGTGCAGCTATGACCTTAGCATTGATGAGCAGACGCAGCGCAAGCAGCAGGCAGTCAGACACAAGCTCTCACGCTTTGGCAGAGTGAGCAGGATAATAACCATGGACAAGCCCTACCGCTACCGCTGCAAGGTGACGAGGGTGTACAGAAAGGCCGCCAACGGCAGGCTGATAGCAGGCATATTCAAATCCGGCAGCAGGGGCTGCGTGCCTGTGCATGACTGTATGCTCGAAGACAAGCGCCTTTGCGAGATAGCGTTTGGGTTAGCACCGATATTTGACAAATTTAAGATGCAGCCGTTTGACTATAACACAGGCAAGGGCTGTATACGCCATGTGATGCTTAGAAAGGGCTGCAAAACAGGGGAGATACTCCTTTGCATAGTCACTTCACCACGCACCTTTAAAAACACAGCCGCACTGGCAGATGAGATATCAAAAAAATACCCCGACATAACAACGATAGTACACAACGAGTGCAAAAATCCCCTTCCGCTGACCATAGGCGAGAGCGAGCATATTTTAAAGGGGCAGGGCTTTATCACCGACGAACTGTGCGGACTTAAGTTCGGCATTAGCGCCGGCAGCTTTATGCAGGTAAACCCCATGCAGACCGAGGTGCTGTATTCAGCCGCCCGTGATATGCTTGATGATGACACGGACACGCTGCTCGATGCCTACTGCGGCACGGGGACTATAGGCCTTATCTGCGCAGGCAAAGCCGCTCACGTCACAGGCGTTGAGAAGACCCCCTCGGCTATTGAGGACGCCAGGCGCAACGCCGCCGCAAACGGCATCAGCAATGCAGAATTTATCTGCGGCGATGCAGGAAAATATATGCTGCATCTTGCCAAGCAGGGAATGAAGATAAGTGCCGTCATCATGGACCCGCCGAGAGCCGGTGCTGACAGGCGTTTTATAGAGAGCCTCGGCTCTCTCGCACCAAAGCAGGTAGTCTACATATCCTGCAACCCCGAAACGCTCAGCAGAGACTTATATCTCTTAAAGCAGCAGGGCTACAAAGCAGAGAAGATACAGCCTGTTGATATGTTTCCGCACACGAGGCATGTGGAGTGTATAGTGTGTTTACAAAGGAAGCAGAGGAACGCAGACTTGAGATTTTAA
- a CDS encoding DUF3795 domain-containing protein: MKRELGIARCGLACCLCSENKECKGCKRDGFLELSWCKDKDRCEVRKCVIEKGLTGCCECEPKDCRKGLFAEKIKPRAFSEFAHRYGKDRLLDCLERNEKNGIVYHREGITGDYDGFDDIEELINYILNGQR; encoded by the coding sequence GTGAAACGTGAGCTTGGTATAGCAAGGTGCGGCCTTGCCTGCTGCCTTTGCTCTGAGAACAAGGAGTGCAAGGGCTGCAAGCGTGACGGCTTTTTGGAGCTTTCGTGGTGCAAGGACAAAGATCGGTGCGAGGTGAGAAAGTGCGTGATAGAAAAGGGTCTGACAGGCTGCTGTGAGTGCGAGCCAAAAGACTGCCGCAAGGGGCTTTTTGCTGAAAAGATAAAGCCGAGAGCCTTCTCGGAATTTGCTCACCGCTACGGAAAAGACCGTCTGCTCGACTGCCTGGAGCGCAACGAGAAAAACGGCATCGTCTATCACCGTGAGGGCATCACAGGTGACTATGACGGCTTTGACGACATAGAGGAGCTTATAAACTATATACTAAACGGGCAAAGGTAA
- a CDS encoding ATP-binding protein translates to MAYSREIVEKAQGIIDERRMKAEDINRQRTAEMMISCPEIYENEMRVRGTFFRLMNEMLTKKISDPGVLERIESDRTAALEFVRKSLREKGYPEDYLDTPYTCPKCRDRGVVEGRRCECMSELLRRLSVESQGGEATVRRFIEARTDIYATPQDREHMKKLIDYLKRYCDDVAQSKASRSLLFHGSTGTGKTFLSQCIASELRERGFAVCFGTAYEFFKAIEDQRFKNADGDTENTMLSCDLLIIDDLGAEFRTSYTESVLYNIINTRTEHARQTIISTNLSIDDLRKRYNERITSRLTGTFTTIPFPGNDIRLRLQSV, encoded by the coding sequence ATGGCTTACAGCAGAGAGATAGTTGAAAAGGCGCAGGGGATCATTGACGAGCGGCGTATGAAGGCTGAGGATATAAACAGGCAGCGCACCGCTGAGATGATGATATCCTGCCCTGAGATATATGAAAACGAGATGAGGGTGCGTGGGACGTTTTTCAGGCTGATGAACGAGATGCTCACAAAGAAGATAAGCGACCCCGGCGTGCTTGAGCGCATAGAATCTGACCGCACGGCAGCCCTTGAATTCGTAAGAAAGAGCCTCAGGGAAAAAGGCTACCCCGAGGATTATCTTGATACGCCCTACACCTGCCCAAAGTGCAGAGACAGGGGAGTAGTCGAGGGGAGAAGATGCGAGTGCATGAGCGAGCTTCTGCGCCGGCTGTCAGTCGAGAGCCAGGGCGGCGAGGCAACGGTAAGGCGCTTTATTGAAGCAAGGACAGACATCTACGCCACCCCTCAGGACAGAGAGCACATGAAAAAGCTGATAGATTACTTAAAGCGCTACTGCGACGATGTGGCACAGTCAAAGGCCAGCCGCTCGCTGCTTTTCCACGGCTCTACAGGCACGGGCAAGACGTTTCTTTCCCAGTGCATAGCATCAGAGCTCAGAGAGCGTGGGTTTGCCGTGTGCTTTGGCACGGCGTATGAGTTTTTCAAGGCGATAGAAGACCAGCGCTTTAAAAACGCCGACGGCGACACCGAAAACACGATGCTGAGCTGCGACCTGCTGATAATTGACGACTTAGGCGCTGAATTTCGCACAAGCTACACAGAGAGTGTGCTGTATAACATCATAAATACACGCACAGAGCACGCACGCCAGACGATAATCTCAACAAACCTCAGCATAGACGATTTAAGAAAAAGATACAACGAGCGCATAACATCACGCCTTACAGGCACATTCACGACTATCCCCTTCCCGGGGAACGACATAAGGCTCAGGCTGCAAAGCGTGTGA
- a CDS encoding DnaD domain protein yields the protein MEVKLGFSMLGRVFMMPASVVDEYIKISTGEQIKVLMCIYCLGSEKIRTEDIAGMAGVSEQTVREAVIHFSKLGVFTASGLTGAEAEPAQEIKPALQPAAGIPVQTVRADEITPVTRDTSRNAKVRYTPREIAAKIEQDNALNGLMQSMEQLMGRQLTHSNVGDVLEMYEHLELDPASILMIAEYCKSLDKCRTAYILRVAQEWFDEGISEFDAVERKIINLGRYNSFEAKIKRLIGLDGAATKKQRTYIASWQDMGFDFDMVRLAYEQNIDNTGKLSFPYMDKILHGWQEKGIHTPAQAEQAGKKFREEKKPGQDGGITAGDVAEFERSIDFDKLTT from the coding sequence ATGGAAGTCAAACTCGGGTTTTCGATGCTCGGCAGGGTGTTTATGATGCCTGCGAGCGTTGTTGATGAATATATAAAAATAAGTACAGGCGAGCAGATAAAGGTGCTTATGTGTATCTATTGCCTGGGCTCTGAGAAGATAAGGACTGAGGATATCGCCGGTATGGCAGGGGTCAGCGAGCAGACGGTCAGAGAGGCCGTTATACATTTCTCAAAGCTCGGGGTGTTCACAGCATCAGGGCTCACTGGGGCGGAAGCTGAGCCTGCGCAGGAGATAAAGCCTGCCTTGCAGCCTGCTGCCGGGATACCCGTTCAGACAGTGAGGGCTGATGAGATAACGCCTGTTACCCGTGATACATCAAGAAATGCAAAGGTAAGATATACCCCCCGTGAGATAGCCGCAAAAATTGAGCAGGACAACGCCCTTAACGGCCTTATGCAGAGTATGGAGCAGCTTATGGGCAGACAGCTTACCCACTCGAACGTCGGCGATGTGCTTGAAATGTATGAGCACCTGGAGCTTGACCCTGCAAGTATCCTCATGATAGCCGAATACTGCAAGAGCCTGGATAAATGCCGCACGGCGTATATCCTGAGGGTCGCACAGGAGTGGTTTGATGAGGGGATAAGCGAATTTGATGCAGTAGAGCGCAAGATAATAAACCTTGGCAGATATAACTCGTTTGAAGCGAAGATAAAGCGCCTCATAGGCCTTGACGGTGCTGCCACAAAGAAGCAGCGCACATATATCGCTTCGTGGCAGGATATGGGCTTTGACTTTGACATGGTAAGGCTTGCCTATGAGCAGAATATCGACAACACAGGCAAGCTCAGCTTTCCGTATATGGATAAGATACTCCACGGCTGGCAGGAAAAGGGTATTCACACCCCTGCACAGGCAGAGCAGGCGGGTAAGAAATTCCGTGAGGAGAAAAAGCCCGGACAGGACGGCGGCATAACAGCCGGCGATGTGGCGGAATTTGAAAGGTCGATAGATTTTGACAAGCTGACTACATAA
- a CDS encoding IS3 family transposase: MRARGLDKYPINLVCQTLGISTRSYYDRKENPHSNKEKEDLELVEKMQTIFAESYEEYGRVRMKKALEEAGYPMSEGKVGRLMRQGNMYPKKCKKYRATTNSRHKYQVAENLLDRNFNADKPNRKWCGDSTYIWTDEGWLYAAGIIDLCARDCVGLSFSSKHTQELMIDSLDQAFKKYKPGEGLLFHSDRGVQYASNAYKNKLQKYKMIQSMSRSGVPYDNAPMESFWATVKNACVHGCRFKTRKEAELKIFEYVFGFYNTHRYHSSNGLKTPYELRNERASEKKSVKSQQTVIK; this comes from the coding sequence TTGCGGGCGAGAGGATTGGATAAATATCCGATCAATCTGGTATGTCAGACTCTCGGGATAAGTACAAGATCATATTATGACCGAAAGGAAAACCCTCACAGCAACAAAGAAAAAGAAGATCTGGAGCTTGTAGAGAAAATGCAGACGATCTTCGCTGAAAGCTATGAGGAGTATGGCAGAGTGCGTATGAAAAAAGCACTTGAAGAAGCCGGATACCCGATGAGTGAGGGGAAAGTCGGAAGGCTGATGCGTCAAGGAAATATGTACCCGAAAAAATGCAAAAAATATAGGGCAACGACCAACAGCAGGCACAAGTATCAAGTTGCAGAAAATCTTCTTGACCGCAATTTTAATGCTGATAAGCCAAACCGAAAGTGGTGCGGAGACAGCACTTACATATGGACAGACGAAGGCTGGCTGTACGCAGCAGGGATAATAGACCTATGTGCACGTGATTGTGTCGGATTAAGCTTTAGCAGCAAACACACGCAGGAACTGATGATCGATTCGCTTGATCAGGCATTCAAAAAATACAAGCCGGGCGAAGGACTGCTGTTCCATTCTGACCGAGGCGTGCAATATGCTTCCAATGCATACAAAAACAAGCTTCAAAAGTACAAGATGATCCAAAGTATGTCTCGAAGCGGTGTGCCATATGACAATGCACCTATGGAAAGCTTCTGGGCAACGGTCAAAAATGCCTGTGTACATGGCTGTAGGTTCAAAACGAGGAAGGAAGCCGAGCTAAAAATATTTGAATACGTCTTTGGCTTTTACAACACACATCGTTATCACAGCTCAAACGGCTTAAAAACGCCATATGAGCTCAGAAATGAAAGAGCCTCTGAAAAAAAGTCTGTAAAAAGTCAGCAAACTGTGATAAAATAG
- a CDS encoding IS256 family transposase has translation MARRKREPMSEGKKNIIGMLLEEYDIKSAKDIEDALKDLLGGTIQEMLESEMDEHLGYQEYERSDNPDSRNGKKTKKIRGSFGETEIEVPQDRDGSFEPKVVKKRQKDISGIEQKIIALYAKGMTTRQISETIEDIYGFEVSDGMVSDITDRLLPQIEDWQKRPLDEVYPIVFIDAVHFSVRDNGQIRKLAAYVILAVSMTGHKEVLSIHIGENESAKYWLGVLNELKNRGVKDILVICADGLTGMKEAVSAAFPQTELQRCIVHQVRNTLKYVGEKNKKEFANDLKTIYHAPSEDAALEALDCVTEKWEDDYPNAMKSWYKNWDVISPIFKFSADVRKVIYTTNAIESLNSGYRRLNKQRSVFPSDTALLKALYLATHEIAKKWTMPLRNWGKVLGELEIMYPDRIG, from the coding sequence ATGGCAAGAAGAAAAAGAGAACCGATGAGCGAGGGCAAGAAGAACATAATAGGAATGCTGCTTGAGGAATACGACATCAAGTCGGCTAAGGATATTGAGGATGCCCTGAAAGACCTTCTCGGAGGAACGATCCAGGAAATGCTTGAATCCGAAATGGACGAGCATCTTGGATATCAGGAATATGAACGTTCCGACAATCCTGACTCTCGCAACGGAAAGAAAACCAAGAAGATACGCGGGAGCTTCGGCGAAACGGAAATAGAAGTGCCGCAGGATCGTGACGGCAGTTTTGAGCCAAAGGTCGTAAAGAAGCGACAGAAGGACATCTCAGGTATTGAGCAGAAGATAATTGCTCTGTATGCCAAAGGAATGACCACACGCCAAATAAGCGAAACTATCGAAGATATCTACGGATTTGAAGTCAGCGACGGTATGGTATCAGATATCACAGACCGCCTTCTGCCGCAGATAGAGGACTGGCAGAAACGTCCATTGGACGAAGTATATCCGATAGTATTCATCGATGCTGTACACTTCTCAGTGCGTGATAACGGACAGATCAGGAAGCTTGCCGCATATGTGATCCTTGCTGTCAGCATGACAGGTCACAAGGAAGTTCTTTCAATACATATCGGTGAAAACGAGAGCGCCAAGTACTGGCTCGGCGTTCTGAACGAGCTGAAAAATCGCGGAGTTAAGGATATTCTCGTCATCTGCGCAGACGGTCTTACAGGCATGAAAGAAGCTGTATCAGCAGCTTTTCCGCAAACTGAGCTACAGCGCTGCATCGTTCATCAGGTAAGAAATACGCTGAAATACGTTGGAGAGAAGAACAAGAAGGAGTTCGCAAACGACCTGAAAACGATCTATCATGCGCCTTCCGAGGATGCTGCTCTGGAAGCTCTCGACTGTGTTACTGAAAAATGGGAAGACGATTATCCTAACGCTATGAAGAGCTGGTACAAGAACTGGGACGTAATATCACCGATCTTCAAGTTCTCAGCTGATGTCAGAAAGGTGATTTATACCACCAACGCAATAGAGAGTCTTAACAGCGGCTATCGCCGTCTGAACAAGCAGAGAAGCGTATTTCCAAGCGATACAGCGCTCCTGAAGGCTTTGTATCTTGCAACGCATGAGATAGCTAAGAAATGGACCATGCCGCTGCGAAACTGGGGCAAAGTTCTGGGCGAGCTTGAGATCATGTACCCCGACAGGATCGGCTGA